In Vibrio syngnathi, the following proteins share a genomic window:
- the nagE gene encoding N-acetylglucosamine-specific PTS transporter subunit IIBC yields the protein MNILGYLQKIGKALMVPIAVLPAGGLMLGLGYAIDPTGWGANSPLATILVYGGKGIMDNQAWLFAVGVAYGLAKDNNGAAALSGLLGLLIIEMIVGDVNVISQITGVPVADMGAPELIASKAAVSAFTGIVMGIVAASLYNRFHTIKLPAVLGFFGGKRFVPIVTSIAAIGISLVMVYVWPVVYGALVNFGIAISEMGAVGAGLYGFFNRLLIPVGLHHALNQVFIFDLVGINDISKFWSGTGELGVTGIYQGGFFPVMGYGLPAACLAMYHCAKPENKKKVGGILGASALTAILTGVTEPIEFAFMFVAPVLYVIHAFLAAISLYLAASMQWIAGFTFSGGLIDFVLSYNLPLAVKPYMLVLQGLCFAAIYYSIFRFAILKFDLKTPGREDAEIAEVNQASSNEKAAQYLKALGGHANLTSIDSCITRLRLTLEDISLVEEATLKAIGAMGVVKIGSNNLQVIIGTEAEEIAHAMKQIPESQDLTSVPLPG from the coding sequence GTGAATATACTCGGATACTTACAAAAAATAGGTAAAGCACTGATGGTGCCGATCGCGGTGCTGCCAGCCGGTGGTTTAATGTTGGGATTAGGTTATGCCATTGACCCAACAGGCTGGGGAGCCAACAGCCCGTTGGCAACCATTTTGGTTTATGGCGGTAAAGGCATCATGGATAACCAAGCGTGGTTATTTGCCGTTGGTGTCGCTTATGGTTTAGCAAAAGATAACAACGGTGCCGCAGCACTCTCCGGCTTATTAGGTCTGTTGATCATTGAGATGATTGTCGGTGATGTGAATGTTATTTCACAAATTACAGGCGTGCCTGTTGCTGACATGGGTGCACCTGAGCTTATCGCATCGAAAGCAGCTGTCAGTGCCTTTACTGGTATCGTGATGGGTATAGTTGCAGCCTCACTTTATAACCGCTTCCACACCATTAAGCTGCCCGCCGTTCTTGGTTTCTTTGGTGGTAAACGATTCGTTCCGATAGTGACGTCAATCGCCGCTATCGGTATCAGTTTGGTCATGGTTTATGTGTGGCCTGTTGTTTATGGTGCACTTGTTAACTTTGGTATCGCAATTTCTGAAATGGGTGCGGTGGGAGCTGGGCTTTATGGCTTCTTTAACCGACTTCTAATTCCTGTCGGTTTGCACCATGCTTTAAACCAAGTATTCATCTTTGATTTAGTCGGTATTAACGATATTTCGAAGTTCTGGTCAGGTACGGGTGAGCTCGGCGTGACGGGTATCTATCAAGGTGGTTTCTTCCCCGTAATGGGCTATGGATTACCTGCCGCTTGTTTAGCGATGTACCACTGTGCAAAACCAGAAAACAAAAAGAAAGTTGGCGGTATTCTAGGTGCTTCAGCACTAACCGCTATCTTAACGGGCGTAACAGAACCTATTGAGTTCGCCTTCATGTTTGTGGCACCGGTGCTTTACGTTATTCATGCGTTCTTGGCCGCTATCTCACTTTACCTTGCAGCAAGCATGCAGTGGATCGCAGGCTTCACCTTCAGTGGTGGTTTGATTGATTTCGTGTTGTCTTACAACCTACCACTCGCCGTTAAACCATACATGCTTGTACTCCAAGGCTTATGTTTTGCTGCGATTTACTACTCAATTTTCCGATTCGCTATCCTAAAATTCGATTTAAAAACACCAGGCCGCGAAGATGCTGAAATCGCAGAAGTAAACCAAGCGTCATCGAATGAAAAAGCCGCTCAATACTTAAAAGCGCTTGGTGGTCATGCCAACCTAACCAGTATCGATTCATGCATCACACGATTACGCCTAACACTTGAAGACATCAGCCTTGTTGAAGAAGCGACACTGAAAGCGATTGGCGCAATGGGCGTTGTTAAGATTGGTTCAAACAACCTACAAGTCATCATCGGGACAGAAGCAGAAGAAATTGCGCACGCAATGAAGCAGATTCCTGAAAGCCAAGATCTAACATCGGTCCCACTTCCGGGTTAA
- a CDS encoding sensor histidine kinase, with amino-acid sequence MSFVDDYSLTRSSVFKTLVGLFVLVTVINVIVIRQVYKDSEAFHREQLVKQLQDESSEFSYVAKQSKADVEKLLAAKQTSDTNFYYHLVERSNTPATLPIYPVSSVVSETADIPVGNTHRLVIGIDQRAVEEYRNTLIPIVFSGIVLPIAVMLIAALFFTVLILKRLEIVNQAMNRVLCGEQRVKIPVSKQDDEFDILAIHLNFMIEQMAKNEESLKSLTVGMAHDMRTPMARLKLRLEEVLSDPTLTEAHQDQFSACHDELELILSLFNSMLEITKLNSGQTPIATERVGLGKIAQDAIEFISPIAEMKQQKLVCRLDQECEVLGDKSLLFRAVFNLVENAVKYTPEKGEIEVVVDYFGVTVADNGIGISDSDKMNVCRPMFRADKSRTELGNGLGLSLVDAVVKRHHAHLILRDNTPGLRARLYFER; translated from the coding sequence ATGTCCTTCGTCGATGATTACTCCCTCACTCGTTCCTCGGTATTTAAAACCTTAGTTGGGTTGTTTGTGTTGGTGACGGTGATTAATGTCATCGTGATTAGGCAGGTATACAAAGACTCCGAGGCTTTTCATCGAGAACAATTGGTCAAGCAACTGCAAGATGAATCTTCTGAATTTAGCTATGTCGCAAAACAGAGCAAAGCCGATGTTGAGAAGCTACTAGCCGCTAAACAGACCTCTGACACCAACTTTTACTATCATTTGGTAGAGCGCTCAAATACCCCTGCCACTCTTCCTATTTACCCTGTGAGTTCTGTCGTATCAGAGACGGCTGACATTCCAGTCGGAAACACGCATCGTCTTGTTATCGGTATTGATCAAAGGGCGGTAGAAGAATACCGCAACACCCTGATTCCCATTGTCTTCTCTGGAATCGTATTACCGATCGCTGTGATGTTGATTGCGGCTCTGTTTTTCACTGTACTTATCTTAAAGCGCTTGGAAATAGTCAACCAAGCGATGAATCGAGTGTTGTGTGGCGAACAACGCGTAAAAATCCCAGTATCTAAGCAAGATGATGAATTCGATATTCTGGCGATCCATCTCAATTTCATGATTGAGCAGATGGCCAAAAATGAAGAGTCTTTAAAATCATTAACGGTCGGCATGGCACATGACATGCGCACTCCTATGGCTCGACTGAAATTGCGATTGGAAGAGGTGCTTTCAGACCCAACGCTCACCGAAGCACATCAAGACCAGTTTTCTGCTTGTCACGACGAGCTTGAGCTTATCTTATCTCTGTTCAACAGCATGTTAGAGATCACCAAGTTAAATAGCGGCCAAACGCCGATTGCCACAGAGCGCGTGGGCCTTGGGAAAATAGCCCAAGATGCCATCGAATTTATTAGCCCCATCGCTGAGATGAAACAGCAAAAATTGGTTTGTCGTCTAGACCAAGAGTGCGAAGTATTAGGCGATAAAAGTCTACTGTTCAGGGCTGTTTTCAACTTGGTTGAAAATGCAGTGAAGTACACGCCTGAAAAGGGAGAAATTGAAGTGGTGGTTGATTATTTTGGTGTCACGGTGGCAGACAATGGCATTGGAATTTCAGACAGCGATAAGATGAATGTTTGTCGCCCTATGTTCCGTGCTGACAAAAGCCGCACTGAGCTTGGCAATGGACTTGGATTGTCTCTGGTTGATGCCGTAGTAAAGCGTCACCATGCTCACCTTATCTTAAGAGACAACACCCCAGGGTTAAGAGCGCGCCTCTATTTTGAGCGTTAA
- a CDS encoding response regulator transcription factor — protein MKILIIEDDTTTREFIAKGLEEHGYAVDQAEDGKKGLMMALSSEYQLVVLDRMLPYLDGMKVLSAIKATEENLPVLILSAMDSVEDRVNGLQAGSDDYLIKPFALAELIARVDIIINRTKRQSSSDNGLAYDCLKIDLRAHRVMCMNQELQLQPKEFQLIQYFVEHSEQVVSRMRLFEAIWSYHFDPKTNVIDVHVANLRRKLEEAGCPDLLHTVRGAGYVLRR, from the coding sequence GTGAAAATACTAATCATCGAAGATGACACCACCACCAGAGAATTTATTGCCAAAGGCCTTGAAGAGCATGGCTATGCGGTCGACCAAGCGGAAGATGGCAAGAAAGGCTTGATGATGGCGCTGAGCTCGGAATATCAACTGGTTGTTCTTGATCGCATGCTGCCTTACTTGGATGGCATGAAGGTGCTTTCTGCCATTAAAGCCACAGAAGAAAACTTACCGGTTTTGATTTTAAGTGCCATGGACAGTGTGGAAGATCGCGTGAATGGCCTACAAGCGGGAAGTGATGATTATCTGATAAAGCCTTTTGCGCTCGCCGAGCTTATCGCAAGGGTTGATATCATTATCAATCGAACTAAACGTCAAAGCTCTAGCGATAACGGCCTCGCGTACGATTGCCTAAAAATAGATTTACGAGCACACCGTGTGATGTGCATGAATCAAGAGCTTCAACTTCAGCCTAAAGAGTTTCAATTGATTCAGTATTTCGTGGAGCACAGCGAGCAAGTGGTATCAAGAATGCGCTTGTTTGAGGCGATTTGGAGTTACCACTTCGATCCGAAAACCAATGTCATCGATGTTCATGTTGCGAACCTGAGAAGGAAGCTTGAGGAAGCTGGATGCCCGGATCTACTTCATACGGTGAGAGGGGCAGGTTATGTCCTTCGTCGATGA
- a CDS encoding LysR family transcriptional regulator — MDKFSDMAMFVSIVKHQGLAAAGRELGLSPATMTARLQALEERYGVKLLNRSTRHVSLTDSGELYHKACLEILDNVSEAENLIQNGVKEVKGPLKIAAPKDIGKQYILPILSEFCQQYPDVIPYLYLDDHLSNIAESGLDIVIRYGDLVDSSLISRRLSPSRRVLCASPEYLAKHGTPLKPQDLAEHDCLAMLRSNEELKTWHFQDHDMKKAVTVVPKRFSDDGEVIRYWALKGEGIALKSVLDVQDDINNQRLVTLLNGYMKNFNTAMSVSSADLNVVYISKKYQPKRIRLFLDFLFERFSGLIEKPGRD, encoded by the coding sequence ATGGATAAGTTTTCAGACATGGCGATGTTCGTAAGCATCGTGAAGCATCAAGGTTTAGCCGCTGCAGGGCGCGAACTGGGTCTCTCCCCTGCAACCATGACAGCAAGGCTTCAGGCGCTGGAAGAGCGATATGGTGTGAAGTTGTTGAATAGAAGCACGCGTCATGTGTCTTTGACCGATTCGGGGGAGCTGTACCACAAAGCGTGTCTGGAGATATTAGATAACGTCAGTGAAGCTGAAAACCTGATTCAAAACGGTGTCAAAGAGGTCAAAGGCCCTCTAAAAATAGCGGCGCCGAAGGATATTGGTAAGCAGTACATTCTTCCGATCTTGTCTGAATTCTGTCAGCAATACCCAGATGTTATCCCTTACTTATATTTGGACGATCACTTATCGAACATTGCCGAATCGGGTTTGGACATTGTGATCCGCTATGGAGACTTAGTGGACAGCAGCCTTATCTCCAGACGCTTATCGCCAAGCCGACGAGTGTTGTGTGCCTCACCGGAATACCTTGCCAAGCATGGAACGCCTTTAAAGCCACAAGACTTAGCAGAACATGACTGTTTGGCCATGCTCCGCAGCAATGAAGAACTCAAAACTTGGCACTTCCAAGATCATGATATGAAGAAAGCTGTCACGGTCGTTCCTAAGCGGTTCTCGGATGATGGCGAAGTGATTCGATACTGGGCATTAAAAGGCGAGGGTATTGCGCTTAAATCAGTGTTGGATGTGCAAGACGATATCAATAACCAGCGCCTCGTGACGTTACTTAACGGCTACATGAAGAACTTCAATACCGCGATGTCGGTGTCCAGTGCCGATTTGAATGTGGTGTACATCAGCAAGAAGTATCAGCCAAAACGTATCCGATTGTTTTTGGACTTTCTGTTCGAAAGGTTTAGTGGCTTGATCGAGAAACCTGGCAGAGATTAA
- a CDS encoding SDR family oxidoreductase has protein sequence MKKELTNQNLIKQEKSTFVIIGGTSGIGKALAMQLRNEDNTVHIASRHTGVDINNEKSICEYFESIGVFDHLVVTAGSFAPAGKVTDVAVEDAKSAFDTKFWGSLNVAKHAARYMTSNGSITFTTGMLSRKVVAGTYVKTAINAALESVTKVLAKELSPIRVNAVSPGLTMTEAYKNMDDSARTNMYDNAKNNLPAGKVGEPSEIAMGYLFAINNPYVTGSIIDIDGGALLN, from the coding sequence ATGAAAAAAGAACTTACAAACCAGAATCTTATAAAACAAGAGAAGAGCACATTCGTCATCATTGGTGGCACGTCAGGTATCGGTAAAGCATTGGCGATGCAATTGAGAAACGAAGACAACACAGTACACATTGCCAGCCGACACACAGGCGTAGATATCAATAATGAAAAGTCGATTTGTGAATACTTTGAATCCATCGGTGTGTTTGATCACCTAGTGGTGACTGCAGGCTCTTTCGCTCCAGCAGGCAAAGTCACAGATGTTGCCGTTGAAGATGCAAAATCAGCCTTTGACACCAAGTTTTGGGGAAGCCTAAACGTTGCGAAACATGCTGCGCGCTACATGACATCAAATGGCTCAATCACTTTCACCACTGGCATGTTGTCACGCAAAGTCGTTGCAGGCACTTACGTTAAAACCGCGATTAACGCCGCGCTAGAAAGCGTCACAAAAGTGTTAGCAAAAGAACTGTCACCGATTCGAGTCAACGCAGTGAGCCCCGGCTTAACCATGACAGAAGCGTATAAAAACATGGACGATTCCGCTCGTACAAACATGTACGACAACGCCAAAAACAACCTACCCGCAGGCAAGGTTGGCGAACCTTCAGAGATAGCCATGGGTTACCTGTTCGCGATTAATAACCCGTACGTAACTGGGTCAATCATCGACATCGACGGCGGCGCTCTACTCAATTAA
- a CDS encoding MFS transporter produces MKQETVHKEKMPFQVWILTLAAFAIGTAEFVIAGILPQIATSLSITEGQAGYLISAYALAIVIGGPILTIYLARFNKKMVLIGLMALFIIGNVLSALAPSYPLLLASRVIAGLVQGPFYGIGAVVATNLVSEKMAGRAVGQMFAGLTLANVLGVPAGTWVSLQFGWHTTFFTVAALGTIAMLAILTSIKSAGHSEAKDIKTQLLAFKNPMLLISLAITAFAWSGFMTLYGYLAPIAMHITGYSQESVTWILVIVGVGLIIGNTLGGRSSDKNLGKASMFWAVAMIISLVVVGLVVDNKILFVAAAFVFGIASFANVPAMQLRVMNHGGEGQELAATANISAFNLANAFGGFLGGMVLDSQLGAGMIPFAAIVVPIVGLFLIAKANRNEKPQSNSIFAPTEAK; encoded by the coding sequence ATGAAACAAGAAACCGTCCATAAAGAAAAGATGCCATTCCAAGTTTGGATACTGACACTCGCAGCGTTTGCAATCGGCACGGCTGAGTTTGTTATCGCAGGCATTCTTCCACAAATCGCCACATCACTTTCGATCACCGAAGGTCAAGCCGGATACCTAATCAGTGCCTACGCGTTGGCTATCGTTATCGGCGGTCCGATCTTAACCATCTACCTTGCGCGCTTTAACAAGAAGATGGTGCTGATTGGCTTAATGGCACTGTTCATCATCGGTAACGTGTTGTCGGCCTTAGCGCCAAGCTACCCATTGCTGCTGGCAAGTCGCGTTATCGCAGGCTTAGTTCAAGGTCCTTTCTATGGCATAGGTGCAGTTGTTGCAACCAACTTAGTGTCTGAAAAAATGGCAGGTAGGGCCGTTGGCCAGATGTTCGCGGGCTTAACACTCGCTAACGTTCTTGGCGTTCCAGCTGGTACATGGGTCAGCTTGCAATTCGGCTGGCACACCACTTTCTTTACCGTGGCAGCACTTGGCACTATCGCGATGCTTGCCATTCTGACTTCGATTAAATCGGCCGGTCACAGTGAAGCGAAAGACATCAAAACTCAGCTTCTAGCGTTCAAAAATCCAATGTTACTGATCAGCTTAGCAATCACCGCTTTTGCTTGGTCTGGCTTCATGACGCTTTACGGCTACCTTGCGCCAATTGCCATGCACATCACAGGTTACAGTCAAGAATCTGTAACTTGGATCTTAGTGATTGTGGGTGTTGGCTTAATCATCGGTAACACCTTGGGCGGGCGTTCTTCAGATAAAAACCTAGGCAAAGCTTCAATGTTTTGGGCTGTCGCGATGATCATTTCATTGGTGGTGGTTGGCCTTGTGGTAGACAACAAAATCCTCTTCGTTGCCGCTGCATTTGTCTTTGGTATTGCGTCATTTGCGAACGTTCCTGCCATGCAGCTTCGAGTAATGAACCACGGTGGCGAAGGGCAAGAGCTAGCAGCAACCGCGAATATCTCAGCGTTTAACTTAGCCAATGCCTTTGGTGGATTCCTTGGCGGCATGGTACTCGACAGCCAACTAGGCGCAGGAATGATTCCGTTCGCAGCCATTGTGGTTCCTATCGTCGGCTTGTTCTTAATCGCTAAAGCTAACCGAAACGAGAAACCACAAAGCAACTCAATATTTGCACCAACAGAAGCTAAATAA
- a CDS encoding alkene reductase — protein MNKLFETSELKGLELQNRVVMAPMTRARTSQPGNVPNDMMATYYQQRASAGLIITEATQISDDSQGYSFTPGVYTDAQIEGWKSVTTAAKEQGAAIFCQLWHVGRVSHPTFQKGELPIAPSALAPIETQVWISDENGNGNMVDCIQPREMTQADIDRVVQDFANSAKKAVEAGFNGVEIHGGNGYLIDQFLRTNSNKRTDNYGGSRESRLRFLIEVVDAVIEAIGADKVGVRLAPFITFKDMNCPDIVPTILEASKALQARDIAYLHLSEADWDDAPVIPESFRVELRELFSNTIIVAGSYTPERAEEVLSKGYADLVAFGRPFVANPDLVSRLQNGSELSDLDGATLFGGNEKGYIDYPAL, from the coding sequence ATGAACAAGTTATTCGAAACATCAGAACTGAAAGGCCTAGAGCTGCAAAACCGCGTGGTTATGGCACCCATGACTCGCGCTCGCACTAGCCAACCTGGAAACGTGCCAAACGACATGATGGCGACTTATTACCAACAACGAGCAAGTGCAGGGCTAATCATCACTGAAGCCACACAGATTTCAGATGACTCTCAAGGTTACTCATTCACACCCGGCGTTTATACCGATGCTCAAATCGAAGGTTGGAAATCAGTAACAACAGCAGCAAAAGAGCAAGGTGCCGCGATATTCTGCCAACTATGGCACGTGGGTCGGGTGTCTCACCCTACCTTTCAAAAAGGCGAGTTGCCGATTGCACCTTCAGCACTGGCACCTATAGAAACGCAGGTTTGGATCTCTGATGAGAATGGAAACGGCAACATGGTGGATTGCATCCAACCAAGAGAGATGACCCAAGCCGATATCGACCGTGTGGTTCAAGATTTTGCGAACTCAGCGAAGAAAGCCGTCGAGGCAGGGTTCAACGGAGTGGAGATCCACGGCGGCAATGGTTACCTCATCGACCAGTTCCTAAGAACCAATTCGAACAAGCGCACCGACAACTATGGCGGCAGCCGCGAGAGCCGACTTCGCTTTCTAATCGAAGTGGTGGACGCAGTCATTGAGGCAATTGGTGCCGACAAAGTGGGCGTACGTTTAGCTCCCTTCATCACCTTCAAAGACATGAACTGCCCAGACATCGTGCCAACGATTTTAGAAGCGTCAAAGGCGCTACAAGCGCGTGACATCGCTTATCTGCACCTATCAGAAGCCGATTGGGATGACGCACCTGTTATCCCTGAAAGCTTCCGTGTGGAGTTAAGAGAATTGTTCTCTAACACCATCATCGTTGCTGGCAGCTACACACCAGAACGCGCCGAAGAAGTGTTAAGCAAAGGCTACGCCGATCTCGTCGCATTTGGCCGCCCATTCGTTGCTAACCCAGACCTAGTTTCACGCCTACAAAATGGCAGCGAACTATCCGATCTTGATGGCGCAACGCTATTCGGCGGAAACGAAAAGGGCTATATCGATTACCCAGCGTTGTAA
- a CDS encoding HNH endonuclease, protein MFNVGQVYNRRSDIHAHYKGQQYGGIATPAAHPYVFIFTSDAGEEFGYSDGFSADGTFRYTGEGQEGDMQMVKGNLAIFEHQNNLKEILLFESVSTGFVRFVGVCNYICHHIEQRPDKNDQLRDAIVFHLDIVPQSVGNTIQTPKASYLTKPTKSKSLKQLRDIALASTPLQADPKEQLTHVKYRSEAIKLYAKKRANGICEGCGVPSPFETKSGPYLEVHHLTRLADGGADCPENVIALCPTCHREAHYSVGAADFNAKLIEKALKIEEQLL, encoded by the coding sequence TTGTTCAACGTAGGACAGGTTTACAATCGACGCTCAGATATACACGCTCATTACAAAGGTCAGCAATATGGTGGTATCGCTACGCCTGCAGCCCACCCATATGTATTTATCTTCACTAGCGATGCTGGTGAAGAATTTGGCTACTCTGATGGTTTTAGTGCAGACGGCACTTTCCGATATACGGGAGAAGGGCAAGAAGGTGATATGCAGATGGTTAAAGGAAACTTGGCCATCTTTGAACACCAAAACAACCTCAAAGAGATTCTCTTATTTGAATCTGTCTCAACTGGTTTTGTTAGATTCGTCGGAGTCTGCAACTACATCTGTCATCATATTGAGCAACGCCCCGACAAGAACGACCAACTTCGTGATGCAATAGTTTTCCATCTAGATATCGTCCCACAAAGTGTCGGCAATACCATTCAAACACCAAAAGCTTCATACCTAACGAAGCCAACTAAAAGTAAATCCTTGAAGCAATTACGAGACATCGCTTTAGCTTCAACGCCACTTCAAGCTGACCCTAAAGAGCAACTCACGCACGTGAAGTATCGTAGTGAAGCCATTAAGCTTTACGCAAAAAAGAGGGCAAATGGTATCTGTGAAGGTTGTGGAGTACCCTCACCTTTTGAGACCAAGTCAGGCCCTTACCTAGAAGTACATCACCTGACACGGTTAGCTGATGGCGGCGCTGATTGCCCCGAAAATGTGATTGCACTTTGTCCGACTTGTCATCGTGAAGCGCACTACTCGGTGGGAGCTGCAGATTTCAATGCAAAACTCATCGAGAAAGCACTAAAGATTGAAGAGCAACTGTTGTAA
- the rlmJ gene encoding 23S rRNA (adenine(2030)-N(6))-methyltransferase RlmJ — protein sequence MEYRHQCHVGDHGDALKHPVLSALVQSLMQQHSRLNVIDTHSGTGCYDLTTAPSNHAGEFAEGVGYLWRNKAYLPESFASFMSVLECYNPNQLISLYPGSAAITYQQGRSQDSFYFSDIQQDEADLLQTNIEKLQRDLDVSSKLTITAGDGLKALPDDVAKHENHHLIVIDPPYETDAEYLAVIDALVKAYQQSEKVSALIWYPLYTDDKSSLILNHCVTAVKDGLLPSPMKSELRLRDPKGDDRLIGSGLLLFNPPQGIAGTVADTLDYLHSQLSTNGEGYWQMRSL from the coding sequence ATGGAATATCGACATCAATGTCATGTAGGCGATCACGGTGATGCGTTAAAGCATCCAGTTTTGAGTGCTCTGGTTCAGTCATTAATGCAGCAGCATTCACGTCTCAATGTTATCGACACGCACTCAGGTACAGGGTGTTATGACCTCACCACAGCACCAAGCAATCATGCAGGCGAGTTCGCTGAAGGGGTTGGGTACTTGTGGCGCAATAAGGCTTACCTTCCAGAGTCATTCGCTTCTTTTATGTCGGTGCTGGAATGCTACAATCCGAATCAACTTATCTCTTTGTATCCCGGTTCTGCCGCCATTACATATCAACAAGGCCGCAGCCAAGATAGCTTCTATTTTTCAGATATTCAGCAAGACGAAGCTGATTTACTGCAAACCAATATTGAGAAGTTACAACGTGACCTTGATGTTTCAAGCAAGCTCACCATTACCGCAGGTGACGGGCTCAAAGCGTTGCCTGATGACGTAGCTAAGCACGAAAACCACCACCTGATTGTTATCGACCCTCCCTATGAAACCGATGCTGAATATCTTGCGGTGATTGATGCTTTGGTTAAGGCGTATCAGCAATCTGAAAAAGTATCAGCCCTGATTTGGTATCCGCTTTATACAGATGACAAGAGCTCACTGATTTTGAACCACTGTGTGACAGCCGTGAAAGATGGTTTGCTGCCAAGTCCGATGAAGTCGGAGCTTCGCCTTCGAGACCCGAAAGGGGATGATCGCCTCATCGGCAGCGGTTTGTTGTTATTTAACCCACCACAAGGCATAGCAGGAACGGTCGCAGATACGCTTGATTATTTACACAGCCAACTCTCGACCAATGGTGAAGGCTACTGGCAAATGAGAAGCCTATAG
- the secF gene encoding protein translocase subunit SecF — translation MSTSNMTISDRYISDSNMTRLRKVMSVISIVLFMSSVMLVAVKGFNWGLDFTGGVVAEVQLSDQVTKDALKTKLDTAFQQDVQVVGMAEQDRWTIRYSQLTDAPQPNLVDALSSVSDQVKVLNSSVVGPQVGQDMVDQGGLAVLVCFLMIMLYLSVRFEWRLALGAIAAIIYDVTLILGLFAFTQFEFNLTVLAAVLAILGYSLNDSIIIADRVREMLRGNPNGDTDNLLNGSVKATFSRTMVTSGTTLITVSALWLLGGAALQGFAIALVVGIVSGTWSSISVGITLPKLLGLQPCHYQVKPVIEVEGEYP, via the coding sequence ATGAGTACTTCAAATATGACTATTTCAGACCGCTATATTTCAGACAGCAATATGACTCGCCTTCGTAAGGTGATGTCTGTGATTTCTATTGTGCTGTTCATGAGCTCTGTGATGCTGGTGGCAGTGAAAGGTTTTAACTGGGGCTTGGACTTTACTGGCGGTGTAGTTGCTGAAGTTCAACTCTCTGATCAAGTAACCAAAGATGCGTTAAAAACCAAACTTGATACGGCTTTCCAACAAGACGTACAAGTGGTTGGTATGGCAGAGCAGGATCGCTGGACGATTCGTTACAGCCAACTGACAGACGCGCCACAGCCAAACTTAGTGGATGCTTTGTCTTCTGTAAGTGACCAAGTAAAAGTGCTGAACAGCAGCGTGGTTGGCCCTCAGGTGGGTCAAGACATGGTTGACCAAGGTGGCTTGGCGGTATTGGTGTGTTTCCTAATGATCATGCTGTACCTGAGTGTACGATTTGAATGGCGTTTGGCACTTGGTGCTATTGCTGCAATCATTTACGACGTGACGCTTATCTTAGGTTTGTTCGCCTTTACTCAGTTTGAGTTCAATCTGACCGTATTGGCGGCCGTGTTAGCGATTCTCGGTTATTCATTGAATGACTCGATCATCATTGCCGACCGTGTCCGTGAAATGCTTCGTGGCAATCCAAACGGTGATACTGACAACCTGCTTAACGGATCAGTTAAAGCGACCTTCTCACGCACCATGGTGACGTCAGGAACGACGCTGATCACCGTATCTGCGCTTTGGCTACTTGGTGGTGCGGCACTGCAAGGTTTCGCTATTGCACTCGTTGTTGGTATTGTCAGCGGTACGTGGTCCTCTATTTCAGTAGGCATCACCCTACCTAAATTACTTGGATTGCAGCCTTGTCACTATCAGGTGAAACCAGTAATCGAAGTTGAGGGTGAGTATCCTTAG